In Ciconia boyciana chromosome 1, ASM3463844v1, whole genome shotgun sequence, the genomic stretch ATGGACATAATTCCTGGCTGTCCAGGAAATTATGATAGACAAATATGCTGTCTGCTTAGATAAGATGTAGACATACCGATTTTATCAGTACCCACATCTTACTATGGATTCCCACTTTCTATCAGTTTACTTAGCTGCTTCTTTGCGATTAACGTAGGCTTAGATTTAAGAACTTGGTTCTGATTCTGGAAGCTTTACATAAGCAGATGTTCCAGTAATGTCAGCTGGAATGTGTTGCCCTTAAATATAGAATGTGTAATTGATGTTATCTCCCATAATTTGATTGTGGCTATGAATTTACGTTAAACCCACAGAAGATCTGCAGGGTTGCGTATTTTATGGAAGTCTGACAAAAGCAATGTGTCTGAGACGGAATTAGGCAGCCCTGATAAGACGCACTAGTAGAATGAAATGTTCCCTTTGCTAGACTTCAGTGAAAGATAGGGTGTAGATAGCATGACagaatgaaagataaaatataCAGAATCATGATCTGGGGAAGATAACAGAAGCTGTATGTAAAGCATGAGGAAGGATGagtcaagaaaagcaaattaaagagCAAACTTGTACAGCAGatagatttgtttgtttgttttgttttttgttcaaGGGGAGTGGTGACTGACCTAATGGCCAGTTATCTAACAACATTTATTCTGGAGCAAAAGCATCATACAAAATTGTCATAAAAATAAGCAATCTAAATATACGCCAAGTTTTTTCAGATAGTTTCTTACACATAGGCCAGATGCACATTTTTCAATTACTTGTTCCAATTTGCCTCCCTGACTATGTGCCCTAGACCAAGATTCTTTGCATCCCTCTCCTTCACTCATTATCTTGTTTACATTTAGTAATTAATTCTGGTTgagtaatttcttttgttcaaGATACGTGGACTTGCTGCCTTCCTGggatttaagtatttttatatcaCCATTTCGTTGGAAGATGGTAGCACAGGGACAGAAGTGTGTCTGCATATTCCATAGCATTTGTCACATCCTGTGTGAAATTTGAATCTTTCCAATATCTTCAGTCTATTGTTGATGCTTATAATATGCCTGTCTTGCCTatagcatgatttttttcttaaaatgttttagttctttgaaatacttagcattaaaacaaaaattaaaatttgagaaATGAGAACTCTCAAAGGTATTATCGGGTAGAGTCTTTGATCTGAATCTTGGAATTTAAGAGACTTGCAAggacaggagcagagctgctgtgaggTCTTATTCAGTAATGtctttgtttgcttatttaGGTGGAGGCCCTGCAAGCTCAGATAGAAGAACAGACACGATTAGCCAAGGAACAGGTTGAGGCACTACTAGAGGACAGGCGGATTCACATGGAGGAAGCCCAGGTCCAGCATCAGAGGGACCAGGACAAGATCAAAACTATAACAGATAAGTGAGTGTGAGAGAATGACCATGATGTACTCATGAGATGAGAAGAGAGGGGAacaatagaaatattttggctttcaGTATGTTGcttcctgcagcaggcagaaaagcaaattatgCAGCCATCTGTTTGGTAGTGTGTGTGGAAGAAGATGAATAGAGTAATCTGCATATTAAAAATCCTATTTCACATTGGAAGAATATCACTTCTTTCATTAGATGAGAAGAGCTAAACTCGTTAGGAAAGCACCTACTACTTCTTCCATGCTTTTTCCAACTTGCAATGATGACTGAGGAAATTAAGGTAGGAACTAGGAAAGAAGTTAACTCCACTGGGATCCCTTTTTACAGACTCCATAAGACCCAAAATCTCTTATATGAGAGTACACGTGACTTTCTCCAGCTCAAGTTTGATGCCCGAGCCAGTGAGAAAGCGTGGATGGCAGAGAAGGACAGTCTGTTGAGGAAGCTTGACAAAGATCTGGATCAGCTTATTATCAGCAGGGAgccaggaagagagaagaagcagagagatACCAAGAAGATGCTTCGAGCAGATGATGGAGCTTGGAAACtccacagcagagaaataaaggtaatttttttttgtcctaggTAGAGGCTCTTTAACAGTTTTTTACTAGAAAATTGCAAGCATCTGGGTTTTGCCAAGATAGGCAGTAGCTAGCAGCTGTTTCAAAGCTGTACTGGCTTGCCATAAGTTATGTTGTTGTTGGCACTAATGtaagaaaaaaccctctcctGCCTCAAAATCAGCATTGCTTGCaaatttcagataaaatgtATAGTTAGGATTTATGGTAGCACTTCACTGTCAGTTTCTTTTATGCCCAGAACAAATCCCTACTTCTGCAAGCCACGTGATATGTAGGCCAACAGTTCTTGACCTGCTTGTTGCACATGCCTTTCTTTTAGTGTAAATGCTCTCAACTAATGGACTTAGAATGCAGTGTCTGTATCTTCCTTGCTGCTGTCAGGGGAGAATAAGTCCTTTCAATTGATGTCCCCCAGCTTTTCTATAGTAGtcaggatttttcttccacttctaGTATACTTCCAGTGAGAAGTTGGGAGATCTGAAGTGGGTGAACAGGCAAGAAGGAATTGGAAAGTAAACAGGCAATAGGGAATTGTTTTCATCTATCACTGAATGCAGATGCTTCTGAAAGGCAGTGCTGGGCAAGCAGCTGTGAAAAGGGGAATTACAGCATTagctgaatattatttttaaggggaagaggagagagttCTTTAACTGATCATGAGCAGTCATGCAGAACTGATGACCTAATTAAAAGGTTTTGGTAATGGAATTGGTGTTAGAATATTGTCCTTACCTAGTTATTTCATTAGCTGTAGCTCCagttgttaatttttatttgcctgtCATATTGTCAGTCTATCACACTTGCTTTTCCAGAGCAGGGGAAATTTTGTGAGCACTGGCTTTTGAGTTGattctttctgttcctcctaTGTCCTAGTCACTGCAAGAACAGCTATTGCAGGAACAGCGCCTATCAAACATGTATAGAGAGCAGTGTGTCACCCTGGAAGGTGAGCTGGCTAGGATTCGTGAGGAGGGAGATGTTGGCAGAGAACTCTTTAAGGTAATTAGTCTGTAATCATCTGCTAGCTATGTGATGATcttgcagcatttattttgtatacCCTATTGAATTTTCATCTCCATAGGAACGCTCAGAAAAGATGGGGAAGCGCCTGAAGCTGATGACTCAGCGATATGAGGCCTTGGAAAAACGTCGTAATATGGAAGTGGAAGGCTTCAAGAATGACATTAAACAGCTTCGGCAGAAGCTGAAAGATGTAGAGAAGCAGCTCTTTAAGGTAAGAGCTAAGCATTTCTGAGGCAGACTATTATGGGCTTACCCTATGGAGGTGTATTCTCAGTatttaaatgcagtatttccctagagttaagaaaataatttcttgccTAAGTACTCATTTAGATATTAATATTTGTCAAAACTTGCCCTCTTACGTATTTtatgaagcaaaaaatatttgtctttgttAATCAGTAAGGCATCAAGCTTGCCAGGAACTGTCCTGATTATGCATTAGCTGTGTATTTTTGTTGCAACTCTGAAAGTTCTTATCTGATACCTGTAGCTCATTTAGCTGTCTCAAAATTGCAAGGCAGTAAAGTAGTTTGTTTCAGAAGTATatcctgcaaagaaaatgaagattggttttctttctgggGGCCAtagtgtttggttttgttccaggAAGAGGTAGATCATTGACTTAAGTATTGTGAATATTCTATTTATTCCTTTGTTAATATCTCATTTGTAACTCtgaaaaaatcactgcagaaacaaTGGCTGGAAGTTGAAGCTGTGTACTGTGTAGTAGCTTCCAGGTGCATAGATGAACATCAGAACAGCTTAGAAGGGAAGTCACAGCTTTAATGTTGCTTGGAGTTTAGGATGAAATTTTTGTCTAAGATATACTTGAGAGGATGATCTAGGCATAGCTTTTGTCCAGCCGACTCCCTTTCAAGAGTCTGGCAGTGCTACCGATTCACTTGTTTTCTGTACTTTTGGCGCACAGTTGTTTACTTAGACTAATGCATTTGTCTTCACTAAAGGCTtcgattattttttttaaatttcttgttGGGCTGTgggtttttaaactttattctTTAAGGACTAAACAGCATATGTAAATGAGGGAAAAATTGCCTATGATACCTTTACTACAGACCTGAATGTTCTGTAACTGTGGGTGTGCTCTTAATTGTATTCTTAATGTCTTTACACTTTTAACCACAAGAGGGCAGAGGAACAAAATACTTGATAGATGTCTCCAGCGTGATCTTTAAATCCTTCTCATTACTTGAGGTTAAAATGACTGGAGATGACTAAATTTCCtgattttcatattaaaatctTTGACCAAGAACTACATGATGACAATGAGACACCCTAAAGGGTCGAGAGAAAAGAGGGCTTTAAGAGCAGCTGCCaaggctgtgctgctctgctgttgaAAGTGGGTTGGCATGCTATCCACTTCCACGGTGACAGGAAATGGCAGCCGTGGCTAGCTTGCCATCAGGAATTCTGATTATCCAGCAGCCTTTGTTCATCTCAGTATGGGCCATACGGCATGGCCTGAGACTAGGAATTCGTTGTACTTGAACTGCTCTTGAATCGTATGCAGTTCAGGAGGCAGCAGGTTGGCCACAGCAGTTAAACCACCTCTAGTTCTAGTaacaaaagatgacaaaatgtCATCATATCAGGTGAGGTACTTAGAACTAGATAAAAGttatttgataaatattttaacttgcttctttttgtggGTGTCTAAATAATACAGGGATTAAAAAGGAGTCAACAGGTTATGGGTAAACTTGATTATATTCTATCCAGATTTCTTCTTCACCAGTAATATAACACCATAATATATAAAagctttgttctttattttttgttctggaGCACCTTTCTATTGGTGATATGCATTAGCCTAGTGATATTAGCTTAAGCATCCTCTTTGCCAGCTACAAAGGGTCTCCTTTCGAGTTCTCTCCCTCATATCCTCATCATCGTACTCCCTACATCCTATTCTgtacagctttgtttttcttaatctgtttttcttttcctttttaggtGACTCTGAATATTGGACCAGACCAGGATCTTGCAATTCTACATGAGGTCCGCCAAGGAAACAGACTAACGCGTAAAATTCAAGGAGAACtaaaaaacttaaaagcaaaaatctatGGCTTAGAGAATGAACTACGGGTCTGCTGAAGCTGAGGTATTAGCTGGCATCCTAGTTCTAGAAATGGGACATTGCTAGGCTGGAATAGTCATATGtgagagcagctcctgcctgtcTGTTTCCTGGCATCCAGTGACAGAAGGCTTGAGGAAATCTGCTGTCAATGTCATAACATTGTACATGAGCCGTTCCTAATGTGCCAGATTATATTGCTGTTTCAGCTGAGAGATGGCATCTGATAAGACTGACATAGAAAGTACATGATGACTTATAAATCAGGAATATGCTTATGACTTCATCTTACCTTCATATCTGTGGTAGGGGTCAGTGTATACTGGCTTTCACCTTTATTTGGACTATATTATAAACCATATATATGGttataatgaaattaataatcATGGAGGGATATGGTTCAAGATCTGAATTGCTTGACTGACCTTTTCCTATGTGAGAAGCAGCTTTAAAATGGTTCAAATGATTACTGTTTTGGTGCTTAGGCACTTCAGGATGTAActggaaattttctttgaaaaagaccATGTATAGAAAGTATGTACTAAAGTGTATTACATCTGACTCTCCCCTTGACAgtataactatttttaaatggcttccCTTTGCTTGGTTCTAACCTAATTGGGACAAACCTGACTGATTTAATATGGTGGAAAAAGATAACGTGTTATAGAACTCATCTGAAGAACCAGCAACATCTACACTTGTTTGGAATGTTtgagggggggagggaaataCTACACTATCGAGTGTCATCTTCTcgtccccttcctcccagtTTAACTTAACACACAGAGGAAGCCCATAATAAAAGGCATCTAGTATCTTCCTTAACCACCATATTATCTGCCTCTGTAGCTTTAAACAATATCATGGTTACGTACCAACAAATCATGGTCAACTTTTGCTACAGCAGTTGTTGCTACTGAACTGTAAGTGAAATTGGGGTGGAAGAGCAGGTGCCTAGTTGCTACATGATAAATATAAGTCTAGCTATATGATGACTATCTTCATACCAGACATCAGCACATCACAATTctagaaaacagatgaaataatgaaaagggTTACAACATGGCTTCAGCCCAGTTTATAATTGTGGGTATTCATGCTTTTACCGTAGCATCAGCAAATCTTGTAGACTGAGAGCAGATCTGTGTTGGAAAAGGGATTTCAGTGCCTCTGTTTCCTACTGTACCTTTCCTACCTTGTTAAATGTGACACAAAGCAGAGTAATATCTTTCTGAAGTATACACCTATAGGCTACCAGCACTTCCTTTCCCGCTGGAAAGAACTTAGTGTGTGAAAGCAGGTAGTTTCTTTTGGACATGGTAATGGCCATGGAGATCCTTATTCAGCGTCTGGGAGAGGTAGATATGCAAAAGATGTTTTTGTGCTGTCAAGATTTggagaaataattgtttttatagCACCAGATAAAGCAATGCAGGAGGGGAAAATCCCTTAAGAAGTCAAGGCCCGCTTCAGTTGTGTATCCTTTTTGTGCAAGCTTGCTGTCCCTTATGGTCCTGTACTGTGGCTTTTATCTTGTATGTGTTCTGGAGGTCAAATTCATCACAAACAGACTTTAGTGTGGGTGGCTGACAGTCTGTACCTAGATGCTCAACTACTACGACAACTTACAAGAGGCTGTGTTAAAGTATGTTGCACTGATTAGTTCAGCTGAAAATGCTGAACTGTCCAGAAACTGATTCACGAACAACTTGGGTGCCGATGCTATGGGGACAGTTGAGGAAGGTTATTAAATAATGCTATCCATCATTTAGTCTCACTCTTTCTTAGTTGACTTGTACTTTCTCAGATAAGTCTAGCTAATTAAATTGAGTTTGTATGTGAAATAACATGCTACTGGTTTGAAGATAAGATATCAAAGTTATCACAGGGCCTGGAAGGCTGCTTCTGAAAATTGCTGCATAATGAAGTATTAGCCACTTATTCAGCAGGATCCATCTACTTAAAATTCAGCTGATGGGAAGCTAGCAAAAAGGTCTCTTGAACCTATAGAAATAAATGGGTTTCTGCTTATTTTCAACTCTTCCAAGCTAAAGAATTGCctatgaaataacattttcctcACTTGAAAGCCCTGAAGAGTGTCTGGATAAAGACTGTAGGCTTTTACATTCAGGTTTGTAAGATTGGGAGGAAGTATTGGGGGAAGAAGGatgtaaatgtttaatttcctgTCTTCCTTACCAGTATTCCGTATTACTTGAAAGACTGAACAGAATAAAACTACAGCATTCCTAATATATCTGCTGGTGTGTCAAAATCAAAGTGCAGCTTGAAGTTTATTCTTAATTTGTCACTAGACTATGAACCCTTCCTATTCAAGGGGGTGGGCGGTGGGGAAATTACAGTAGTGCTGATGTGTAAATCCATTTTATTTGCAAGCTTGAATATTTGTCCAAGGGCAGGAAGTGCAAAGCATTGTACATGTTCTTTCTGTGTGACACCATGTGATCATGTGAAATGTTGCTTTATGTTGCCAAAACAAATGTGGACCTTCAAACCaagaactgctttaaaaaaccaaGTGCTTTCTACCGCTGACAGCTACCCTTTAAGATGTCCGTAAAGAATTATTGGCCTTTCCAAAAGAGTTCCCTGGGAAAGGTTCCAAGACCTATATTAGTCAATTTTCTTCCACAATTTTTaggtagaaaacaaaaaaatggcattttctccAAAGACTGATTAgcttttttttgctaatttaaGTTAGTAACGTGTGACTTGTATCATTTCAACACAACTAAATGCCAGGTTATGTATGTAGGAACACAGAATTTGAAAGATCTCCAAAATGGCTGATTCTAGGAGTAAGGAGACCATCCTACAGAGGATTAAAGGTTAGAACTGAACAAATGTTCTTATTGTGAGCCAAGTTACTAAAATGTTTCTTGCATaaataggagaaaaatgagCAGTAGGGGAAAACTTTATTGTTGTGTAGCCTTATTTAGGTAAGGAAGGAGTGCATACATTTCAGAAAGGATGTTGAAATATTGGGTAAGGCACAGAACCACAGATGattcagcagaagagaaaaggttGTGCAAGAGCTCATATTGTATTACATTAAGAAGACTGATTAATATACATGTATCTTGAAGATAAAAAGCTACCAAGGTGCCTCTATCCCAGCAGAGAAAGGCTGAGCAAGAACCAGTAGCCTGAACctgaagttaataaaaaaaaagcacacctTTTTAACAGGAAGATTGCGCTTTTTCCCTCATTATAACAAACTATTTGTGGAGGTAACAAATTCTCCATCTCTATCTTCAAATCAAAAAATTATTGCACC encodes the following:
- the CCDC77 gene encoding coiled-coil domain-containing protein 77 isoform X2 is translated as MVHFDKSYRLATPHVSSRYASSQSPNQEDFTPLPSISERLAFLRPSRELLEYYRKKIADFDEEHEDLVKRLERYKETYDEQHKLQWEVRQREEEIAELQKALSDMQVYLFQEREHVLRLYSENDRLKIRELEDRKKIQHLLALVGTDKGEVTYFHKEPPHKVTVLQRPANSRESHERNDTSRTGTKRSTSKPAAKGEKPESPERYQRDNQTLLLQVEALQAQIEEQTRLAKEQVEALLEDRRIHMEEAQVQHQRDQDKIKTITDKLHKTQNLLYESTRDFLQLKFDARASEKAWMAEKDSLLRKLDKDLDQLIISREPGREKKQRDTKKMLRADDGAWKLHSREIKSLQEQLLQEQRLSNMYREQCVTLEGELARIREEGDVGRELFKERSEKMGKRLKLMTQRYEALEKRRNMEVEGFKNDIKQLRQKLKDVEKQLFKVTLNIGPDQDLAILHEVRQGNRLTRKIQGELKNLKAKIYGLENELRVC
- the CCDC77 gene encoding coiled-coil domain-containing protein 77 isoform X1, producing MSATDCSPGTSPRSRRLATPHVSSRYASSQSPNQEDFTPLPSISERLAFLRPSRELLEYYRKKIADFDEEHEDLVKRLERYKETYDEQHKLQWEVRQREEEIAELQKALSDMQVYLFQEREHVLRLYSENDRLKIRELEDRKKIQHLLALVGTDKGEVTYFHKEPPHKVTVLQRPANSRESHERNDTSRTGTKRSTSKPAAKGEKPESPERYQRDNQTLLLQVEALQAQIEEQTRLAKEQVEALLEDRRIHMEEAQVQHQRDQDKIKTITDKLHKTQNLLYESTRDFLQLKFDARASEKAWMAEKDSLLRKLDKDLDQLIISREPGREKKQRDTKKMLRADDGAWKLHSREIKSLQEQLLQEQRLSNMYREQCVTLEGELARIREEGDVGRELFKERSEKMGKRLKLMTQRYEALEKRRNMEVEGFKNDIKQLRQKLKDVEKQLFKVTLNIGPDQDLAILHEVRQGNRLTRKIQGELKNLKAKIYGLENELRVC